The sequence TGGGCACCCCGAATGTGAGCAAAAACAGCAGAGCAAACAGGATCAATACTTTTTTCAAAGCGGATCTCTCCTTTCAGATAACTTGACATTTGTCTATTATAATTGTATAATGATTGTTCTAAATGTATGTTTGAAAGGAGCGATTTTGTGGCTTCCAATTATATTTCGCCCATCTCCATGGATGCACTGTCCAATTTGTGCCAGGAGCTGGGGAAGAATAACTATATCAATGCCCACGATTTTGAACGCTATCAGGTAAAGCGGGGCCTGCGCAACAGCGACGGCACCGGCGTGATGGCCGGATTGACCCGTATCTGCTCGGTAGAGGGCTACTATATTCTGGACGGCGAGCGGATTCCTACGGACGGCAAGTTGTCTTACCGTGGTTATGACATTCGTGATTTGGTGGACAACTGCATTGCCGAGGACCGCTTTGGCTATGAGGAAGTAGTGTGGCTGCTGCTGTTTGGCAATCTGCCCACTGCCAATCAGCTGTATTCTCTCCGCGAGGTGCTGTCCGAGTGCCGGGCACTGCCGGACGAGTTTGTGGAAGATGTGATTATGAAGCATGCTTCCAAGGATATTATGAACAAGATGGCGCGCTGCATTTTGTCCCTTTACTCTTTTGATGAGAACCCGGACGATACCTCCATTCCCAATGTGCTGCGTCAGTCCTTGCAGCTGATCGCTCAGACCCCGACCATTATGAACAGCGCCTATCAGATCAAGCGCCGTACATTCTACAACAAGACCATGTTCCTGCACCCGATTAACAAGGAGCAGACCATGGCGGAGTATATCTTAAATCAGCTGCGGGTGGACAAGACTTTTACCCGCGAAGAGGCCAAACTGCTGGACATTTGCTTAATGCTTCATGCGGACCACGGCGGCGGTAACAACTCTACCTTCTCTACCCGTGTGCTTACCTCCAGCGGTACGGATACGTATTCGGCCATTACGGCGGGCTTCGGCTCCCTGAAAGGTCCTCGCCATGGCGGCGCCAACATTCGGGTGACGCACATGATGGAGGACATTATTGCCCATGTGGCAGACCCCACCAAGCCGGAGCAGGTGAAAGATTACCTGGTTAAAATCCTGAATAAAGAAGCCGGTGACGGCTCCGGTTTGATCTACGGTATGGGTCACGCAGTCTATACCAAATCAGATCCCCGCGCGGTGATCTTAAAATCCAATGCCCGCAAGCTGGCTTATGAGGCCGGATTTGAAAAAGAGTTTAAAACCTTGGAGAATGTGGAGATGCTGACCCCGGAGGTATTTGCCGAGGTAAAGGGCGACAACAAGGTGATGTGCGCCAATGTAGATCTGTACTCCGGTTTGGTTTACAAGGTGCTGAAGATCCCGGAGGATCTGTTTACCCCGCTGTTTGCCACCGCCCGTATTGCCGGTTGGTGCGCCCATCGGCTGGAGGAACTGATTTCCGGCGGCCGAATTATGCGTCCGGCATACAAGAGCGTGTCCCACGCCAGAACGTACATTGCCCCGGCGGACCGAGAGGTTCAGGGCTGATTTTGAACGAAAGAGGAGCGAAAAAGTGCGTACCAGACCCCAACTGATCCCTTGGATTCTGACTTTTGCGATCACCGGGGCGGCGGTGGTATTGCGCTTTGTTCAGCTCCTCCTTTTTACGGACAGCAGTACCGGGCGGGTCACGGCTGCCGGTGCGCCGTTGACTTATGGGCTGTATGCTTTGCTGCTGTGTGCCGGTGTGTGTTGCACTGTGTGTGCCCTGCACCAAAGCCATACGGCAGTGGCGGTGGCTGCAAACGGCGGCAGCCGCAGGCTGACCGTTGTGTCCTATCTGGTGTCTGTGGCGTTCTTTTTTGATTTTATTTACCGCTGCTTTTTGTGCTACGACTTGGCGGACGATGCGGTTTATTTACAGTGGAATGACCTGGTCAGCGAAGGGCTGACGGCATTGTTTGCTTTACTCAGCTGCTCCTACTATTTTGTTGTAGGGCGCAGCTATGGGGGCGGACGGTATGATTTTCGCGCGTTCCGCTTCTTTCACTTTGTGCCGGCGCTGTGGGGGCTTTGCCGTTTGCTAACCATTTTAGCTAAGATGGTTAGTGTGCTGGTAGATACCCAGACAGTGTGCGAGGTGCTGTTTTTGGTGGCGCTGCTGCTGTTTCTCTTATCCTTTGCAACGGCGGTGGTTACCTCCCGCCATGCAGGGCGTGCGGTGGTGTTCTTTGGTTTGCTGGTGTTTGTGTGCGGCTGTGTGCTGGCATTGCCCGGACTGTCCGTATGGTTTACCGGACACCGGGGTCTGTTGAACGGCAGCATGTATTTCGGCCCGGCGGATTTATTGCTGGGTGTGTTCGCCTTGGCTTTTGTGCAGGATCTGCGCCGTCGCAGCGCAGCGGATTAGGAGCGTGCCTTTGTTTTTTGCAACCTTAAAGACCGTGGCCGGTCAGGTACTGATGCTGTACCTGATCTCTCTGATCGGCTTTGTGACGGATAAATTGGGCGTGTTTCGTCAGGCGGACGCCAAGCGGGTGATCGACCTGCTGTTTAATATCGTGCTGCCCATTGCCATTATTTATACATTTATGACCATGGCGTACACCCCGGACCATGTGCGGGGTATTCTTTTGGCGTTTGTGTGCGCCTTTGCCACCCACCTGGTGGGCGGCGTGCTGGGACAGCTGTGCTTTCGCCACCGCAGTCCCATGGAGCGGGGCGTGTACCGCTACGGTATGCTGTTCTCCAACGCCAGCTTTTTGGCGCTGCCTTTGGCTCTGGCGGTGATTGGCTCGGAGGGCGTGTTTTACTGCTCCGTTTATGTGGCTGTTTTTAATGTGGTGGCCTTTACCTATGGCATTTATGAGATCAGCGGCCATACCGCCAAGATCGACCTGCGCCGGTTGGTGCTGAATCCCGGCTCCATGGCGGTGCTCATCGGGCTGCCGCTGTTCTTTTTGCAGCCCAGGCTGCCCCAGGTGATCCTGCGGCCCATGGAGATGGTGGGCAACTGTAATTCGCCCCTGGCCATGATGATTTTCGGCACCTTTCTTGCCAATGCGGACTGGAAGCGTATGTTCGCCAAAAAGGAGCTGTACTTTTGCTCCCTGATGCGTTTGGCAGTGATCCCCCTGTGTATGGTGGGGCTGTTTTACCTGTGCGGTGTGCGGGGTGATTTGCTGATTGCTATGGTCATCTCCGCCTCTGCTCCCACGGCCACCAATACGGCTATGTATGCGGCCAAGTACGACAATGACGCCGCCTTGGGCAGCGAGTTGGCCGCCCAGTCCTCACTGTTTTCCGTTGTTACCATGCCGGTGGTGGTGGCGCTGGCAGCGGTGATTTAACCCCCAAAAAGGTGAAATTTGTCTAAATAAGTACAAATTGTAAATTTTATTTGAAGTGATAATACAGATAGTTGTAAAGTTGTGAATCAAGGCGTATAATAGGAAGCATTAACGGAAAGGATGGATGTTTATATGAAGCTGGTTATGGCTGTAATTTCCAATAAAGATGTTTCCAAAGTTTTGGATGCGATTACGAAGGAGGGCTTTGCCTCCACCCGTATCTCCACCACCGGTCAGTTCTTGGCCGATGGGCACACCACGCTGTTTATCGGCACGGAGGATCACAAGGTGGAGCAGCTGTTCGATGTGCTGGGCAAGCATGTGACCAAGCGGGTGGTGCGCCAAGCGGGCGTGGCCAGCACGCTGGAAGGCTCGTTGCTGCGCCAGCCGGTGGATGTGGAGGAATACGGCGCTGTGGCGTTTGTGATCAATGTGGACGAGTTCCGCAAATTGTAAAGGCAAGTATGGAATTTAAGCACTTTCTCGGGAATGAAAAAATCAAGGCGCAGCTGTCTGCATTGGTAGACGGCGGCCGCCTGCCCCACGCCGTAGTGCTGGAGGGGGAGAGCGGTCTGGGTAAGCGCACGCTGGCCGGTGAACTGGCTGCGGCATTGGTGTGCCGGGGCGAGCACCGCCCTTGCGACAGCTGCCCCCAGTGCCACAAGGCCCGTGCCGGGGTGCACCCGGATATTTTGGTCTATGCCCCGGAGGGGGGCGCCCGTTCGTTTCACAAAAAGACGGTGGATCAAATTGTGGGCGATGTGTATATGACCCCCAACGAGGCGGATTATAAGATCTACATATTGGTTAACGCCCATTTGATGAGCGTGCAGGCCCAGAATGCCATTTTGAAAGTGCTGGAGGAACCGCCGGCTTATGTGCGGTTCATTTTAACGGTGGAGAACAAGAGCGCTCTGCTGCCCACGGTGCTGTCCCGCAGTGTGGTGTTTCGGTTGGAGGGCGTGCCGGTAGAGATCGGTGCGGATTATATTTTGCAGCGGCAGCCGGAGGCGGACCCGGATCGGGTGCGCCAGGCGTTGCAGCTGTGGAACGGCAACATCGGAAAGGCCATGGAGAGCCTGGAGGACGGCGAGGCCGCCAAGTACAGCGCCTTGTCCGCAGAACTGTGCCGAGCGCTGGTGGCGGAGAATGAGTATGCGCTCATTTGCGCCTGTGCACCCCTGCAAAAGGACAGGCAGGCGGTACTGAATATCTGCGGGGTGCTGCGGGATCTGTTTCGGGACGCATTGGTGCTGGACAGCGGCGCCGATTTGCTTTCCGGCAGCGATGAAATTCCCCGGCTGCTTGGATCCAAATGTACAAGAAAACAACTGCTGCAACTGGTATCTGTGGCTGAGGACACATATCAGCGGGCGCTGCAAAATGCCAATAACGCCCTGCTGATCACAAAATTTTGCGCCGATTTGCGCCAGGCGATCGGCCGCTAGGAGGATAGATTATGACAAAAGTGGTAGGCGTTCGGTTTAAGGACACCGGCAAAACATATTATTTTGACCCAAAGGGGTTGGAGATTAAGAAAGGCGACCTGGTGGTGGTAGAGACCGCCCGGGGTATGGAATGCGGCGTGGCCCAGTATGCGCCCAAAGAGGTGGCGGAGAATGAGGTCACTGCGCCCCTCAAGCCGGTGCTGCGTATTGCCACCGCCAGAGACAAGCAAATTCTGGAAGAAAATAAAGAAAAAGAGAAGCGCGCCTACGAGGTGTGCCTGCAAAAGATCGAGAAACATAAGCTGGATATGAACCTGACCGAGG comes from Oscillospiraceae bacterium and encodes:
- a CDS encoding citrate synthase — encoded protein: MASNYISPISMDALSNLCQELGKNNYINAHDFERYQVKRGLRNSDGTGVMAGLTRICSVEGYYILDGERIPTDGKLSYRGYDIRDLVDNCIAEDRFGYEEVVWLLLFGNLPTANQLYSLREVLSECRALPDEFVEDVIMKHASKDIMNKMARCILSLYSFDENPDDTSIPNVLRQSLQLIAQTPTIMNSAYQIKRRTFYNKTMFLHPINKEQTMAEYILNQLRVDKTFTREEAKLLDICLMLHADHGGGNNSTFSTRVLTSSGTDTYSAITAGFGSLKGPRHGGANIRVTHMMEDIIAHVADPTKPEQVKDYLVKILNKEAGDGSGLIYGMGHAVYTKSDPRAVILKSNARKLAYEAGFEKEFKTLENVEMLTPEVFAEVKGDNKVMCANVDLYSGLVYKVLKIPEDLFTPLFATARIAGWCAHRLEELISGGRIMRPAYKSVSHARTYIAPADREVQG
- a CDS encoding AEC family transporter codes for the protein MFFATLKTVAGQVLMLYLISLIGFVTDKLGVFRQADAKRVIDLLFNIVLPIAIIYTFMTMAYTPDHVRGILLAFVCAFATHLVGGVLGQLCFRHRSPMERGVYRYGMLFSNASFLALPLALAVIGSEGVFYCSVYVAVFNVVAFTYGIYEISGHTAKIDLRRLVLNPGSMAVLIGLPLFFLQPRLPQVILRPMEMVGNCNSPLAMMIFGTFLANADWKRMFAKKELYFCSLMRLAVIPLCMVGLFYLCGVRGDLLIAMVISASAPTATNTAMYAAKYDNDAALGSELAAQSSLFSVVTMPVVVALAAVI
- a CDS encoding cyclic-di-AMP receptor: MKLVMAVISNKDVSKVLDAITKEGFASTRISTTGQFLADGHTTLFIGTEDHKVEQLFDVLGKHVTKRVVRQAGVASTLEGSLLRQPVDVEEYGAVAFVINVDEFRKL
- a CDS encoding ATP-binding protein, giving the protein MEFKHFLGNEKIKAQLSALVDGGRLPHAVVLEGESGLGKRTLAGELAAALVCRGEHRPCDSCPQCHKARAGVHPDILVYAPEGGARSFHKKTVDQIVGDVYMTPNEADYKIYILVNAHLMSVQAQNAILKVLEEPPAYVRFILTVENKSALLPTVLSRSVVFRLEGVPVEIGADYILQRQPEADPDRVRQALQLWNGNIGKAMESLEDGEAAKYSALSAELCRALVAENEYALICACAPLQKDRQAVLNICGVLRDLFRDALVLDSGADLLSGSDEIPRLLGSKCTRKQLLQLVSVAEDTYQRALQNANNALLITKFCADLRQAIGR